Proteins encoded in a region of the Cupriavidus pauculus genome:
- a CDS encoding autotransporter outer membrane beta-barrel domain-containing protein has product MNTRTTAGLLPRLGACLLASTASAQVVVPAGEDLGGYLNGTSGGIPNWNAARFSFSLQNDVTWQIPVQSNTGARVNLDIQGNGHTVTRGRNAAVYYDGATVAGSVVSLSGLTLTQAGAPADAVFHDFGSDRASEVRLGGVTMTGLRGIDGTAVALAGNIAGTAMRVVAGPGGGMFTGNTASGRGGAMFVRAGTLVLDAQGGPIEFAGNGDRAAAGAPRPNAIHFAGNANLVLQAASGQRIVFRDPIDSADDAVVTVTKSGAGEVVFHGNAGQGAFDSAIHANTIVTGGMFTLADGVRFGRTDGISGTTAGLVAIGSGATMRGGNEAVLRGRRFTVQDGGTIAVTAGRFTLDALATELQGGARLAGNGTLANTHNLVLTGAVTADVATGATLELISGINGAGSLQKSGAGTLQLSRAATHTGGTTIAEGTLRVGNGANFGSLSGNIANNASLVFDRGDALTVGGVISGRGTLTKRGAGELRLTASNTYTGATILEGGVLAFSSPNNLGTLGNAIVFDGGTLRYLNGSFGFISRPITVRAGGGTFDSNGFSTELRSAMTGAGGITKTGAGTLTLTGDSTYTGGTTILGGVLQMGNGGTSGSVAGPIVNHAALVYRRADTVVQAAIISGTGTVTQAGTGKLVFRGTHGYTGGTTVEAGTLVVGDRPDVAAELSGGGPVSVGANGALGGYGKVTGPVVNAGLIGVGNALPALAGGPDAVFTIAGSLDHRGIVTMINGVAEDRLVVVGGPYVANGGTMRVESVLDAGGAGSRSDLLVADATALGSGGPTRLSVQSAGGAGAVTPGDGIRVIAVGGRDRSAASTFVLDGRVVAGAYEYLLYQGGVADPADGQWYLRSARPAPAPVPTPAPAPVPSPAPTPVPVPTPAPTPAPAPGPTPVPTPAPSPAPVPGPAPAPAEPAPSRTLAPAAVPVPLYRPEVGAYLANQRIAGTMFVHSLHDRPTGMATAAVTTAATEGRRGPAWLRAAGQWSGGTSSDASLHVRADGFLLHGGAELARWPQSSAAATDGGALHVGIMAAYGQTTSHADAAGNAAHARGSVEGWQAGAYGTWYQHDDSRLGAYVDGWFGHGWFRQRVEGDRLPAVHYDGSGWNVSAEAGYALPLAAGWIVQPQVQWLYASVTDDDITEPNGTRVQGTGSDGVVTRLGVRIARRSPSHPGSAGSRLEPSLTLNWWHGRTDGGVAFNQVPVGSLFPSSRYEVKLGVDAAFGRRWTGWAHVAGSWGANDFHQAAVRAGVTYAW; this is encoded by the coding sequence ATGAATACGCGCACGACAGCAGGCCTGCTGCCGCGCCTTGGCGCATGCCTGCTGGCTTCCACGGCATCGGCCCAGGTCGTGGTACCGGCCGGCGAGGATCTCGGGGGCTATTTGAACGGGACGTCCGGCGGTATCCCGAACTGGAATGCCGCACGATTCAGTTTCTCGTTGCAAAACGATGTCACATGGCAAATACCGGTGCAGTCCAATACCGGAGCGCGTGTGAATCTCGATATTCAGGGGAACGGTCATACGGTCACGCGTGGGCGGAATGCCGCGGTCTACTACGATGGCGCGACCGTCGCGGGCAGCGTCGTATCGCTGTCCGGACTCACGCTGACCCAGGCCGGCGCGCCTGCCGATGCCGTCTTTCACGACTTCGGCAGCGACCGTGCGTCGGAGGTGAGACTCGGCGGCGTAACGATGACGGGACTGCGCGGCATCGACGGCACCGCCGTGGCGCTGGCCGGCAATATCGCGGGCACCGCGATGCGTGTCGTCGCCGGACCCGGCGGCGGCATGTTCACGGGCAATACGGCCTCCGGCCGCGGTGGCGCCATGTTTGTCCGCGCGGGGACGCTCGTGCTCGATGCGCAGGGCGGGCCGATCGAGTTCGCCGGCAACGGGGACCGCGCGGCCGCCGGGGCACCGCGTCCCAATGCGATCCACTTCGCGGGGAACGCGAACCTGGTGCTCCAGGCCGCGTCGGGGCAACGCATCGTGTTTCGCGATCCGATCGATTCGGCGGACGACGCGGTGGTGACCGTGACCAAGTCCGGCGCGGGCGAGGTCGTGTTCCATGGCAACGCGGGGCAGGGCGCGTTCGATTCCGCGATCCACGCCAATACGATCGTCACGGGCGGCATGTTCACGCTGGCCGACGGGGTGCGCTTTGGCCGCACCGACGGCATTTCCGGGACGACGGCGGGGCTGGTCGCGATAGGGAGCGGCGCCACGATGCGCGGTGGCAATGAAGCCGTACTGCGTGGGCGGCGCTTTACCGTGCAGGACGGCGGCACAATCGCCGTGACCGCGGGGCGTTTCACGCTCGACGCGCTCGCGACGGAGCTGCAGGGCGGTGCGAGGCTCGCGGGCAATGGGACGCTGGCCAACACGCATAACCTCGTGCTGACCGGTGCGGTGACCGCTGACGTGGCGACGGGCGCCACGCTCGAGCTGATCAGCGGCATCAATGGCGCGGGATCGCTGCAGAAGTCCGGGGCGGGGACGCTCCAGCTCTCGCGCGCGGCGACCCATACCGGTGGCACGACGATTGCCGAGGGCACGTTACGCGTGGGCAATGGCGCGAACTTTGGCAGCCTGTCCGGCAATATCGCCAACAATGCCTCGCTCGTGTTCGATCGCGGCGACGCCCTGACCGTCGGTGGCGTCATCAGCGGCCGCGGCACGCTGACGAAGCGTGGTGCGGGCGAACTGCGGCTGACCGCCAGCAACACCTACACGGGCGCCACGATCCTCGAAGGCGGCGTGCTGGCGTTCTCGAGCCCGAACAACCTCGGCACACTCGGCAACGCCATCGTCTTCGATGGCGGCACGCTGCGATACCTCAATGGATCCTTCGGTTTCATCAGCCGGCCGATCACGGTACGCGCCGGCGGCGGCACGTTCGACAGCAACGGCTTCTCGACCGAACTGCGCAGCGCGATGACCGGCGCGGGCGGCATCACCAAGACCGGCGCGGGCACGCTGACGCTGACGGGCGACAGCACCTATACGGGCGGCACGACGATTCTCGGTGGCGTATTGCAGATGGGCAACGGCGGGACCAGCGGCAGTGTGGCGGGGCCGATCGTCAATCACGCGGCGCTCGTGTACCGGCGCGCCGATACGGTGGTCCAGGCAGCGATCATCAGCGGCACGGGTACGGTGACGCAGGCCGGTACCGGCAAGCTCGTGTTCCGCGGCACGCATGGCTATACCGGTGGCACCACGGTCGAGGCGGGAACGCTGGTGGTGGGCGACCGGCCGGACGTGGCGGCGGAGCTGTCCGGCGGCGGGCCGGTGTCTGTGGGGGCCAACGGCGCGCTGGGAGGCTATGGCAAGGTCACGGGGCCTGTCGTCAATGCGGGGCTGATCGGCGTCGGTAATGCGCTGCCCGCGCTGGCGGGCGGACCCGATGCGGTCTTCACGATCGCGGGTTCGCTCGACCATCGCGGCATCGTGACGATGATCAACGGCGTCGCCGAGGATCGGCTGGTTGTCGTTGGCGGGCCGTATGTGGCCAATGGCGGGACGATGCGCGTGGAAAGCGTGCTCGATGCCGGCGGCGCGGGTTCGCGCAGCGACCTGCTCGTAGCCGATGCGACGGCGCTTGGGAGTGGAGGGCCGACGCGCCTCAGCGTGCAGTCGGCCGGCGGGGCCGGCGCCGTGACGCCGGGCGACGGCATTCGCGTGATTGCCGTGGGCGGCCGCGATCGTTCGGCGGCGAGTACCTTCGTGCTCGATGGCCGCGTGGTGGCCGGGGCGTACGAGTACCTGCTTTATCAGGGCGGGGTGGCCGACCCCGCGGACGGCCAGTGGTACCTGCGCTCGGCGCGGCCGGCACCTGCCCCCGTACCCACTCCTGCGCCAGCTCCCGTACCCAGCCCTGCGCCCACACCGGTACCCGTACCCACTCCCGCACCCACGCCCGCACCCGCACCCGGGCCGACTCCCGTACCTACCCCTGCGCCATCGCCGGCCCCCGTACCCGGCCCAGCGCCTGCTCCGGCCGAGCCGGCCCCCTCGCGCACGCTCGCCCCCGCGGCGGTGCCCGTGCCGCTCTACCGGCCCGAGGTCGGCGCCTATCTCGCGAACCAGCGCATTGCCGGAACGATGTTCGTGCACAGTCTCCACGATCGCCCCACCGGGATGGCAACGGCCGCTGTGACCACAGCGGCCACGGAAGGCCGTCGGGGTCCCGCCTGGCTGCGCGCGGCGGGCCAATGGAGCGGCGGCACCAGCAGCGACGCCAGCCTGCACGTCAGGGCCGACGGCTTCCTGCTCCACGGTGGCGCCGAACTGGCACGCTGGCCGCAGTCGTCCGCCGCGGCAACCGATGGGGGTGCCCTGCACGTCGGCATCATGGCCGCCTATGGCCAGACCACCAGTCACGCCGACGCGGCGGGCAACGCGGCCCACGCGCGCGGCAGCGTGGAGGGCTGGCAGGCCGGCGCGTATGGCACGTGGTACCAGCACGACGACAGCCGCCTCGGTGCCTACGTCGATGGCTGGTTCGGCCACGGGTGGTTCCGCCAGCGCGTGGAGGGCGACCGGCTGCCCGCGGTCCACTACGATGGCAGCGGCTGGAACGTCTCGGCCGAAGCGGGTTATGCGCTGCCGCTGGCGGCGGGATGGATCGTGCAGCCGCAGGTGCAGTGGCTCTACGCGAGCGTCACCGACGACGACATCACCGAGCCCAACGGCACGCGCGTGCAGGGTACGGGCAGCGATGGCGTCGTGACGCGCCTAGGCGTGCGGATCGCGCGTCGGTCGCCCTCGCATCCAGGATCGGCCGGCAGCAGGCTGGAACCCTCGCTGACGCTGAACTGGTGGCATGGCCGCACCGACGGCGGCGTCGCGTTCAACCAGGTGCCGGTCGGCAGCCTGTTTCCGTCGAGCCGCTACGAAGTGAAGCTCGGCGTCGACGCGGCGTTCGGACGCCGATGGACGGGCTGGGCCCATGTTGCGGGCAGCTGGGGCGCGAACGATTTCCATCAGGCCGCCGTGCGCGCGGGCGTGACTTACGCATGGTGA
- the dinB gene encoding DNA polymerase IV — protein MTLGNRRIAHLDMDAFYASVELLRYPELRGQAVVIGGGRDAEPQDLPDGSRRYARLRDYVGRGVVTTSTYEARALGVFSAMGMMKAARLAPDAILLPTDFDAYRHYSGRFKAAVRTFTQEIEDRGIDEIYIDLTNIPGEVRDVAARIKHAVHAATGLTCSICVAPNKLLAKIGSELDKPDGLTILTAEDVPTRIWPLAARKVNGIGPKAADRLSALGIHTVGDVAHADPSLLQTHFGLNYAEWLARVAQGHDERLVVVRSEPKSMSRETTFERDLHPKHDRPALSEAFTKLCLRVGEDLRRKGYVGRTVGIKLRFDDFRTVTRDLTLTAHTSDGAAIRRGATECLKRIALDRRIRLLGVRVSALLPASAAGHQPVQEELPFSAED, from the coding sequence ATGACCCTCGGCAACCGGCGCATCGCCCACCTCGATATGGACGCGTTCTACGCGTCCGTCGAACTGCTGCGCTATCCCGAACTGCGCGGCCAGGCCGTCGTGATCGGCGGCGGCCGCGATGCCGAGCCGCAGGACCTGCCCGATGGCTCGCGCCGCTATGCGCGGCTGCGCGACTACGTGGGGCGCGGCGTGGTCACCACCTCCACCTACGAAGCGCGCGCGCTCGGGGTCTTCTCGGCCATGGGCATGATGAAGGCCGCGCGCCTCGCGCCCGACGCGATCCTGCTGCCGACCGACTTCGACGCCTACCGGCACTACTCGGGCCGCTTCAAGGCCGCCGTCCGCACATTCACACAAGAAATCGAAGACAGGGGTATCGACGAGATCTATATCGATCTGACGAATATACCTGGGGAGGTGCGCGACGTGGCGGCGCGGATCAAGCATGCCGTCCATGCCGCCACGGGCCTCACCTGTTCGATCTGCGTCGCGCCGAACAAGCTGCTGGCCAAGATCGGTTCCGAACTCGACAAACCCGACGGCCTCACGATTCTCACGGCCGAGGATGTACCCACGCGCATCTGGCCGCTGGCCGCGCGCAAGGTCAACGGTATCGGACCCAAGGCCGCGGACCGGCTCAGCGCACTGGGGATTCATACCGTCGGCGATGTCGCGCACGCGGACCCGAGCCTGCTGCAGACCCACTTCGGTCTCAACTATGCGGAATGGCTGGCGCGCGTGGCGCAGGGTCACGACGAGAGGCTGGTGGTCGTGCGGTCCGAACCCAAGTCGATGAGCCGCGAAACGACGTTCGAGCGTGACCTGCACCCGAAACACGATCGTCCGGCGTTATCGGAAGCGTTCACGAAACTGTGCCTGCGCGTGGGCGAAGATCTGCGCCGCAAGGGCTATGTGGGCCGCACGGTCGGCATCAAGCTGCGCTTCGACGATTTCCGGACCGTCACGCGCGATCTCACGCTGACCGCGCATACGTCCGATGGGGCGGCCATCCGGCGCGGCGCGACCGAATGCCTGAAGCGCATCGCGCTGGACCGCCGCATCCGGTTGCTCGGCGTGCGCGTCAGCGCGCTGCTGCCGGCCAGCGCGGCCGGACATCAGCCGGTGCAGGAAGAGCTGCCGTTCTCGGCCGAAGACTGA
- a CDS encoding 2-dehydropantoate 2-reductase → MASICIVGAGAVGGFIAARVARAGHTVNVLARGKTLEALQAHGITVIDRDGRASFPVNAEADPARLGVQDIVILAVKAPALAELAERLAPLIGPETIIVPAMNGVPWWFFERPGPLSGLRLQTVDPDGRIGRALPVRQVIGGVVHLSASSPEPGVVQHAFGQKLILGVPAGGPDPRVDRVADLLAQSGLDIERSESIQRDVWFKLWGNMTMNPVSVLTGATCDRILDDPLVSRFCLDVMAEAGQIGAAIGCPIAQSGEDRMQVTRKLGAFKTSMLQDAEAGRGLEIDALVASVREIGGHVDIRTPNLDALLGLVRMHAQTHGLV, encoded by the coding sequence ATGGCTTCAATCTGCATCGTCGGCGCCGGCGCCGTAGGCGGTTTCATTGCGGCGCGTGTCGCACGCGCGGGACACACGGTCAACGTGCTCGCGCGCGGGAAAACGCTGGAAGCGCTGCAGGCGCACGGCATCACGGTGATCGACCGCGACGGGCGCGCCTCGTTTCCCGTGAACGCGGAAGCGGACCCCGCGCGCCTTGGCGTGCAGGACATCGTGATCCTCGCGGTCAAGGCGCCGGCGCTCGCGGAGCTGGCCGAGCGGCTCGCGCCGCTGATCGGACCCGAGACGATCATCGTGCCGGCGATGAACGGCGTGCCCTGGTGGTTCTTCGAGCGGCCGGGGCCGCTATCGGGGCTGCGGCTGCAGACCGTCGATCCCGACGGCCGCATCGGCCGTGCGCTGCCGGTACGGCAGGTGATCGGGGGCGTCGTGCACCTGTCCGCCTCGAGCCCCGAACCCGGCGTGGTGCAGCATGCATTCGGCCAGAAGCTGATTCTCGGCGTGCCGGCCGGTGGTCCCGATCCGCGTGTCGATCGCGTTGCGGACCTGTTGGCGCAGAGCGGGCTCGACATCGAGCGCAGCGAATCGATCCAGCGCGACGTCTGGTTCAAGCTCTGGGGCAATATGACGATGAACCCGGTTTCCGTGCTGACCGGCGCGACCTGCGACCGCATTCTCGACGATCCGCTCGTCAGTCGCTTCTGCCTCGACGTGATGGCCGAGGCGGGGCAGATCGGCGCGGCGATCGGCTGTCCCATCGCGCAGAGCGGCGAGGACCGGATGCAGGTCACGCGCAAGCTGGGCGCGTTCAAGACGTCGATGCTGCAGGATGCCGAGGCCGGGCGCGGGCTCGAGATCGATGCACTGGTCGCGTCGGTGCGGGAAATCGGCGGTCATGTCGATATTCGTACGCCGAATCTGGATGCGCTGCTCGGCCTTGTGCGTATGCATGCGCAGACACACGGGCTGGTCTGA
- a CDS encoding SET domain-containing protein: protein MADNAKVKKSDKKEGGKKKTASDRIEVRQSGVHGRGVYAIGHIAEDERIIEYKGEHISWKEALKRHPHDPDDPNHTFYFSLDDGSVIDAKHGGNRARWINHACEPNCEAREKKGRVFIHALRDIAEGEELFYDYGLVLDARYTKKLKKEFECRCGSPECRGTMLAPKEKGGKK, encoded by the coding sequence ATGGCGGACAACGCGAAGGTGAAGAAGAGCGACAAGAAGGAAGGCGGGAAGAAGAAGACCGCGAGCGATCGTATCGAGGTCAGGCAGTCGGGTGTGCATGGCCGCGGTGTCTATGCCATCGGTCATATCGCCGAGGACGAGCGCATCATCGAATACAAGGGTGAACACATTTCGTGGAAGGAGGCGCTCAAGCGTCATCCGCACGATCCGGACGATCCCAACCACACGTTCTATTTCAGCCTCGACGACGGCAGCGTGATCGATGCCAAGCACGGCGGCAACCGCGCGCGCTGGATCAATCATGCATGCGAGCCCAACTGCGAGGCACGCGAGAAGAAGGGCCGCGTGTTTATCCACGCGCTGCGCGATATCGCCGAGGGCGAAGAGCTCTTTTACGACTACGGCCTCGTGCTCGACGCGCGATACACGAAGAAGCTCAAGAAAGAGTTCGAGTGCCGTTGCGGCAGCCCCGAGTGCCGCGGCACGATGCTGGCCCCGAAGGAAAAAGGCGGCAAGAAATAA
- a CDS encoding DUF2272 domain-containing protein, translating to MLPRRPAATFPQRYSQRFPHRLPQLSPQAGRSRLRGMLQGLAVAAAVAVLGGCATEIKPARPQAAPLPDTERVRTAPGATQRERIVEIARQEWQRWGGQVVRIGRDDTACVTHSPLPPPVLPSADAGGDRAEGADTASADTESDTSGDASCLRFPDGTGMEATPQGCAMAQRYWHIVGRSPDCQQITQGAWAWSAVFISWVMRKAGLDERQFLTGQSHSMYVVDARDGILPAPAFHIEPVPALPRPGDIVCAARGRDKYLENPAEIGFGTTPMHCDIVVEVDPAKREVRAIGGNVQQSVSMDVIELGDSGKLDAFTNSHMPWLLIMRNDLQ from the coding sequence ATGCTCCCGCGCCGTCCCGCAGCGACATTTCCACAGCGTTATTCACAGCGCTTTCCACATCGCCTTCCACAGCTTTCTCCACAGGCTGGGCGGTCCCGCCTGAGGGGGATGTTGCAGGGGCTGGCGGTCGCCGCCGCCGTGGCGGTGCTGGGCGGCTGCGCCACCGAAATCAAGCCCGCGCGCCCGCAGGCCGCGCCGCTGCCTGATACCGAACGCGTGCGTACCGCGCCGGGCGCGACGCAGCGCGAGCGGATCGTCGAGATCGCGCGGCAGGAGTGGCAGCGCTGGGGCGGACAGGTGGTGCGCATCGGCCGCGACGACACCGCATGCGTGACGCACAGTCCGCTGCCCCCTCCCGTGCTGCCCTCGGCGGATGCCGGCGGCGATCGCGCCGAAGGCGCCGATACCGCATCGGCCGATACGGAGTCCGATACCTCGGGCGACGCCAGCTGTCTCCGGTTTCCCGACGGCACCGGCATGGAGGCCACGCCGCAGGGCTGCGCGATGGCGCAGCGTTACTGGCATATCGTGGGCCGGTCGCCGGACTGCCAGCAGATCACGCAGGGCGCGTGGGCCTGGTCTGCCGTGTTTATCTCGTGGGTCATGCGCAAGGCGGGGCTCGACGAACGCCAGTTCCTGACCGGCCAGTCGCATTCGATGTACGTGGTGGACGCGCGCGACGGCATCCTCCCCGCGCCGGCGTTCCATATCGAGCCCGTCCCCGCCCTGCCCCGCCCCGGCGACATCGTCTGCGCCGCGCGCGGCCGCGACAAATACCTCGAGAATCCCGCGGAAATCGGTTTCGGCACGACGCCCATGCATTGCGATATCGTGGTCGAGGTCGATCCCGCGAAGCGCGAGGTGCGGGCAATCGGCGGCAACGTGCAGCAGTCGGTATCGATGGACGTGATCGAACTCGGCGATTCGGGCAAGCTCGATGCCTTCACGAACTCGCATATGCCGTGGCTGCTGATCATGCGCAACGACCTGCAGTAA
- a CDS encoding HU family DNA-binding protein yields the protein MTKTELIDAIAAGVDGLTKAKAEQALNVTLNAIMEAVAKGDTLSLIGFGTFSQGERAERMARNPRTGEEIKVEAAKTVKFKAGQKFKDAVNQ from the coding sequence ATGACGAAAACCGAACTGATCGACGCAATCGCAGCTGGCGTGGACGGTCTGACCAAGGCCAAGGCCGAGCAGGCACTGAACGTAACCCTGAACGCCATCATGGAAGCCGTGGCCAAGGGCGATACGCTGAGCCTGATTGGCTTTGGCACGTTCAGCCAGGGCGAGCGCGCCGAGCGCATGGCCCGCAACCCGCGTACCGGCGAGGAAATCAAGGTCGAAGCAGCAAAGACCGTGAAGTTCAAGGCTGGCCAGAAGTTCAAGGACGCCGTCAATCAGTGA
- the rarD gene encoding EamA family transporter RarD: protein MQLGILYALLAYIIWGLLPLYIKSVHGVAPLEILLHRMVWSLVFLGAILLWRRHFGWLRQVATNPRLILGFAASAALLCGNWFIYIWAVSANRVVDASLGYFINPLFSVLLGVVFLHERLRPGQWLSIAVAASGVLWLTLSAGQLPWIALALAGTFGGYGLLRKTGALGALEGLSLETLILFPVAAIALGYLIMTGQDTTRSAALGTQFLLLMAGPVTAVPLLFFAAGARRIPLSLLGLLQYTGPTLQLLLGIWLWHEPFPAQKQLGYALIWISLAIYAAESFWAARRTPLAAAIDGEYRQKE from the coding sequence ATGCAACTCGGTATCCTCTACGCGCTGCTCGCGTACATCATCTGGGGCCTCCTGCCCCTCTATATCAAATCCGTCCACGGCGTGGCGCCGCTCGAGATCCTGCTGCACCGCATGGTGTGGTCGCTCGTGTTCCTCGGCGCGATCCTGCTCTGGCGCCGGCATTTCGGCTGGCTGCGGCAGGTGGCGACGAATCCGCGCCTGATCCTGGGATTTGCCGCGAGCGCGGCGCTCCTGTGCGGCAACTGGTTCATCTATATCTGGGCCGTCTCGGCGAACCGGGTCGTCGATGCAAGCCTCGGATACTTCATCAATCCGCTGTTCAGCGTGCTGCTGGGCGTGGTGTTCCTGCACGAGCGCCTGCGGCCCGGCCAGTGGCTGTCGATCGCCGTGGCCGCCTCGGGCGTGCTGTGGCTGACGCTGAGCGCGGGCCAGCTGCCATGGATCGCGCTGGCGCTCGCGGGCACCTTCGGCGGGTACGGCCTGCTGCGCAAGACCGGCGCGCTGGGCGCGCTCGAGGGCCTGTCGCTGGAGACGCTGATCCTGTTCCCCGTCGCGGCCATCGCGCTCGGCTACCTGATCATGACCGGACAGGACACCACGCGGAGCGCAGCACTGGGTACGCAATTCCTGCTGCTGATGGCGGGACCGGTCACGGCCGTCCCGCTGCTGTTCTTCGCGGCCGGCGCGCGCCGCATTCCGCTCTCGCTGCTCGGCCTGCTGCAATACACGGGGCCGACCCTGCAGCTTTTGCTCGGCATCTGGCTCTGGCACGAACCGTTTCCGGCGCAAAAGCAGCTCGGCTATGCGCTGATCTGGATCTCGCTGGCCATCTACGCGGCGGAAAGCTTCTGGGCCGCGCGGCGGACCCCGCTGGCGGCTGCCATCGACGGGGAGTATCGACAAAAGGAATGA
- a CDS encoding TRAP transporter substrate-binding protein, translated as MERRSFLLKAGAVAATGAGLAACGKEEKAAAPAAAASGPAAPAVVGSNPAVEWRLASSFPKSLDTIYGGAETLSARVKELTDGKFNIKVFAAGEIVPGLQVLDAVQNQTVQIGHTAGYYYFGKNPTLCFDTTIPFGLTARQQTAWMMQGNGMKLMREFFKEYNIVNFMGGNTCAQMGGWFRKEIKSVADLQGLKYRVAGFAGVVLARLGVVPQQIAGGDIYPALEKGTIDAAEWVGPYDDEKLGFYKVAPYYYYPGWWEGSAQLSFYVSSPEYEKLPKLYKAALETATIEAHTSMQAKYDTVNPQALARLLENGVKLRPFSREILEACFKATQAAYADETAKNPSFKKIYDDWRVFRNNEAQWFNVAEQAFAQFSFTHKL; from the coding sequence ATGGAACGTCGTTCCTTCCTTTTGAAGGCGGGTGCAGTAGCCGCCACAGGGGCAGGTCTTGCCGCATGCGGCAAGGAAGAAAAGGCCGCGGCACCGGCAGCCGCGGCGAGCGGTCCGGCCGCACCGGCCGTGGTCGGCAGCAATCCCGCCGTGGAATGGCGCCTGGCATCGAGCTTCCCGAAGTCGCTGGACACGATCTACGGCGGCGCCGAAACGCTGTCCGCGCGCGTGAAGGAACTGACGGACGGCAAGTTCAACATCAAGGTCTTCGCGGCCGGTGAAATCGTGCCGGGCCTGCAGGTGCTGGACGCCGTGCAGAACCAGACCGTGCAGATCGGCCACACGGCCGGCTACTACTACTTCGGCAAGAACCCGACGCTTTGCTTCGACACGACCATCCCGTTCGGCCTGACCGCGCGCCAGCAGACCGCGTGGATGATGCAGGGCAACGGCATGAAGCTGATGCGCGAGTTCTTCAAGGAATACAACATCGTCAACTTCATGGGCGGCAACACCTGCGCCCAGATGGGCGGCTGGTTCCGCAAGGAAATCAAGTCGGTGGCCGACCTGCAGGGCCTGAAGTACCGCGTGGCCGGCTTCGCGGGCGTGGTGCTCGCGCGCCTGGGCGTGGTGCCGCAGCAGATCGCCGGCGGCGATATCTACCCGGCGCTGGAAAAGGGCACGATCGACGCGGCAGAGTGGGTGGGCCCGTATGACGACGAAAAGCTCGGCTTCTACAAGGTGGCGCCTTACTACTACTACCCGGGCTGGTGGGAAGGCAGCGCGCAACTGTCGTTCTACGTGTCGTCGCCCGAATACGAGAAGCTGCCCAAGCTGTACAAGGCCGCGCTCGAGACCGCGACCATCGAGGCGCACACGTCGATGCAGGCCAAGTACGACACCGTGAACCCGCAGGCGCTCGCGCGTCTGCTCGAAAACGGCGTGAAGCTGCGTCCGTTCTCGCGCGAAATCCTCGAGGCCTGCTTCAAGGCCACCCAGGCCGCCTATGCGGACGAGACCGCGAAGAACCCGTCGTTCAAGAAGATCTACGACGACTGGCGCGTGTTCCGCAACAACGAGGCCCAGTGGTTCAACGTCGCCGAGCAGGCGTTCGCGCAGTTCAGCTTCACCCACAAGCTGTAA